The following are encoded together in the Tatumella ptyseos genome:
- the xseA gene encoding exodeoxyribonuclease VII large subunit yields MLPTENSTIYSVAQLNGSVRQLLEKQLGRIWLSAEVSNFSRPSSGHWYFTLKDDAAQVRCAMFRGSNQRVTFQPQNGMQILVRASVTLYDPRGDYQLIVESMHPAGEGLLQQQFQALKRKLDNEGLFAQSRKRPLPVPATRVGVITSPSGAALHDILHVLRRRDPALPVVIYPTAVQGKEATAALVNAILLANQRKECDVLIVGRGGGSLEDLWCFNEESVARAIAQSEIPVVSAVGHETDVTIADFVADLRAPTPSAAAEMVSRNQVELVRQLQGQQQRLEMAFDYYHTGQQQRLTALTHRLTQQHPQLRLVRQQSQLQQQQRRMQDALHRQLQRAQQGYDGLTRRLNRHLPSAKIAQHQQSLAQQRYRLQIALRQQVEQRKQRFGNLAVQLEAVSPLGTLARGYSVTTGAQGEVVRKTKDLRVGDKLRTRLEDGWAESEVLNLKKTRRSSAKKTSST; encoded by the coding sequence ATGTTACCGACAGAAAACAGCACAATTTATTCCGTCGCTCAGCTAAACGGTAGCGTGCGACAGCTTCTGGAAAAGCAACTCGGCCGCATCTGGCTAAGTGCCGAAGTCTCGAACTTTAGCCGCCCCTCATCAGGGCACTGGTACTTCACCTTAAAAGATGATGCCGCTCAAGTCCGCTGCGCGATGTTTCGCGGTAGTAACCAACGCGTCACGTTCCAACCTCAAAATGGTATGCAAATTTTGGTCCGAGCCTCGGTGACGCTGTATGATCCGCGAGGGGACTATCAGTTAATTGTTGAGTCGATGCATCCGGCTGGTGAAGGATTGTTACAGCAGCAATTCCAAGCCTTGAAGCGTAAACTGGATAACGAAGGACTATTCGCGCAATCCCGCAAACGTCCGCTGCCAGTTCCGGCTACGCGGGTTGGTGTGATCACTTCCCCCTCTGGTGCGGCGTTACATGATATTTTACATGTCCTACGTCGACGAGATCCGGCGCTTCCCGTCGTGATATATCCCACAGCGGTACAAGGCAAAGAGGCCACTGCCGCCCTCGTTAACGCCATCCTCCTCGCCAATCAACGCAAAGAGTGTGATGTATTGATTGTAGGCCGAGGGGGAGGCTCCTTAGAAGACTTATGGTGTTTTAATGAAGAAAGCGTGGCACGTGCCATTGCTCAGAGCGAAATCCCAGTTGTGAGCGCCGTAGGTCACGAAACGGATGTCACTATCGCTGATTTTGTCGCCGACTTACGCGCCCCGACCCCTTCTGCCGCCGCGGAGATGGTGAGTCGTAACCAAGTCGAACTTGTGCGGCAATTACAAGGTCAACAACAACGGTTAGAAATGGCGTTCGACTATTATCATACCGGTCAGCAGCAACGCTTAACGGCGCTTACCCATCGCCTGACGCAGCAGCATCCACAGTTACGGCTCGTACGCCAACAGTCTCAGCTACAGCAGCAACAGCGTCGTATGCAAGATGCCTTACACCGCCAACTACAGCGCGCGCAACAAGGTTATGATGGATTAACTCGTCGTTTAAACCGCCACTTACCCTCAGCAAAAATTGCTCAGCATCAACAATCTCTTGCTCAACAACGTTACCGTTTACAGATTGCCCTACGGCAACAGGTTGAACAACGTAAGCAACGCTTTGGAAATCTTGCGGTACAGTTGGAAGCCGTGAGCCCACTCGGAACGCTAGCGCGCGGTTATAGTGTTACCACCGGTGCACAAGGTGAGGTCGTACGTAAAACGAAAGATCTGCGGGTGGGTGATAAACTTCGTACCCGCTTAGAAGATGGCTGGGCAGAAAGTGAAGTCCTCAATCTTAAGAAAACCCGTCGTTCCAGCGCGAAAAAAACCTCTTCTACCTAA
- the der gene encoding ribosome biogenesis GTPase Der has protein sequence MVPVVALVGRPNVGKSTLFNRLTRTRDALVADFPGLTRDRKYGRAEVEGREFICIDTGGIDGTEEGVETRMAAQSLLAIEEADVVLFMVDARAGVMPADEQIAQHLRSREKATFLVANKTDGLDADAAISDFWSLGMGEIHAIAASHGRGVTSLLETALFPWMDKKEEQAPLTEEEENAAYWADLEAEELEQLEEEEEFDPTTLPIKLAIVGRPNVGKSTLTNRILGEDRVVVYDMPGTTRDSVYIPMERDERDYVLIDTAGVRKRGKVHDAVEKFSVIKTLQAIEDANVVLLVIDAREGISDQDLSLLGFILNSGRSLVIVVNKWDGLSQEVRDEIKEALDYRLGFIDFARVHFISALHGSGVGNLFESITEAYDSSTKRVNTAMLTRIMHMAQDDHQPPLVRGRRVKLKFAHAGGYNPPIVVIHGNQVKDLPDSYKRYLMNYYRRTLNVMGTPIRIQFKEGENPFAGKRNLLTPTQQRKRKRLMAHMKKNKR, from the coding sequence ATGGTACCTGTGGTCGCGCTGGTTGGGCGCCCGAATGTTGGAAAGTCAACATTATTCAATCGGTTAACTCGCACACGTGATGCGCTGGTTGCGGACTTTCCCGGTCTGACGCGCGATCGCAAGTACGGGCGAGCTGAAGTTGAAGGTCGCGAGTTCATTTGTATCGATACCGGTGGTATTGATGGCACCGAAGAAGGTGTTGAAACGCGGATGGCGGCACAATCGTTATTAGCGATTGAAGAGGCAGATGTCGTCCTATTTATGGTGGATGCCCGTGCCGGCGTGATGCCTGCGGATGAGCAAATCGCTCAGCATTTACGTTCACGTGAAAAAGCGACCTTTTTAGTCGCCAACAAAACCGATGGTTTGGATGCCGATGCGGCAATCAGTGATTTCTGGTCACTGGGCATGGGCGAAATCCATGCTATCGCAGCATCGCATGGTCGTGGCGTGACATCGCTATTAGAAACAGCGTTGTTCCCGTGGATGGATAAGAAAGAAGAACAAGCACCGCTGACTGAAGAAGAAGAAAACGCCGCGTATTGGGCCGATCTGGAAGCGGAAGAGCTGGAACAACTCGAAGAAGAAGAAGAGTTTGACCCAACGACGTTGCCGATCAAATTAGCCATTGTTGGTCGTCCTAACGTGGGTAAATCGACCCTCACCAACCGTATTTTAGGTGAAGACCGGGTTGTTGTGTATGACATGCCTGGCACCACACGTGATAGCGTCTATATTCCGATGGAACGTGACGAGCGTGACTATGTCTTGATCGATACTGCCGGTGTGCGTAAGCGCGGTAAAGTGCATGATGCGGTCGAGAAATTCTCAGTCATCAAAACGCTGCAAGCGATTGAAGATGCTAACGTCGTACTGTTAGTAATCGATGCGCGGGAAGGGATCTCTGACCAAGACTTGTCACTATTAGGTTTTATTCTTAACAGTGGGCGTTCATTAGTAATCGTCGTGAATAAGTGGGATGGCCTGTCTCAAGAAGTCAGAGATGAAATCAAAGAAGCGCTGGATTACCGTTTAGGCTTTATCGATTTCGCCCGCGTCCACTTTATCTCTGCGTTACACGGTAGTGGTGTCGGTAACTTATTTGAATCCATTACTGAAGCTTACGATAGTTCTACTAAGCGCGTTAATACGGCGATGCTGACGCGTATCATGCATATGGCGCAGGACGATCATCAACCGCCTCTGGTACGTGGTCGCCGCGTTAAACTGAAGTTCGCGCATGCGGGGGGATATAACCCACCTATCGTAGTGATCCACGGTAACCAAGTGAAGGATTTACCGGATTCTTATAAACGTTATTTGATGAACTATTATCGTCGGACGTTGAATGTGATGGGAACGCCAATCCGTATTCAATTTAAAGAGGGTGAGAACCCCTTCGCTGGCAAACGTAACCTACTTACGCCAACGCAACAGCGTAAACGTAAGCGTTTAATGGCGCATATGAAGAAGAATAAGCGTTGA